The genomic region ttcacacacaaacaaatgcctGACATTCACATGAAACAGGAAATTGAAATAcaatttttctgcagagaaaagtgcaaaatccaaacGTGGAATGTTTTCATTGAACATTAACACTGGAAACAGTGACTGCAGCTTCCTGTAAGGCGCTGTGTCTAAAAACTTCAGGAAAATTTAACAGTCCTTCCAACTTTTGTGCGTTTATCAATTTTCAGGTGTAAACTCTGTCGTAAAAAACGCTTTTATCAAACTATAAAAGATTATCATTGTTTTCTTCACCTTTTACTTCATCCTCAACATCTCCTTCattctcctctctgtcatcaGCCGTCACAGGGTTCAAAAGTTTTCTTCAGGAaagttttttagtgttttcaccGTTGACTTCCTGTTTGCGCAGGAAGTCCACAATGAGCGTGGCGGCTTTTCTGGGCCGCTCCAACGCCACAGAGTGACCACAGTTCTCCAACACCGTCACCTGGCAGCTTGGCAGCGCCGCCTGCAGCACCGCTGACCCCGACACGTCCACCACCTGAGAGAGAGGACTCgttcatcatcatgtttttgaaagaaatcaaaccaataatgaagatacaataacaaaataaagtaacaCTGAGAGATGTCATTCTCCACAGtaactacttttacttttaatatctAACCTACATTTGCTTCTTACTTTAGTAACACTTTGAatgtaggacttttacttgtaatggagtttttttttagatatcagTATTagcaaattatatatttatccTTCTTCCTGCTCCTGTCTGGGTTAAATCAGGTTTAGTTAACATATTGAACTTGTTGGTCACATAGTAAGTGttaccttgaaaaaaatgtcactgtactctataaatattttcataggAACATCTATTCAGCATTTTATGATGAATTTATACCTGGTCCTCCTTCCCCCAGATGACCTGCACAGGTGATTTGATCAGATGCAAGTTTTCCTGCAGCGAGTGACGAGACTTCTCCCCGACGATCTCCATAAacactgaacaacaacaacaaaacgcAATAAATCAAAGAggcatataaaaaaacatgcagcaacCGTGTTTTAAACTAGAGAACAAAATAATGCTGGAAAGTAATGTCTGACTGTCGTGTACTCTGGATGGCTGAAATGATAAATTCAGTATAGTGTACATTCTCACATTAATTTCATCAAtacaacataaacaacacaaaaagatcGAATATATTAGTAAATGTAAACAGTATTAttgttcaaagaaaaatgtgttttcagcagagTGGTGAGTCCaacattaaagttttttaaatgtacattaaaCTAAATGTATCAACACAACAGGTAAACATGGAAGAAGTGCTGAGTTTGCATTAACAACAGATTATAACAGgtatattaattaaaataattttgcatcACATGATTTGCAGGATCATGGCTCTTTAATCAGGGACT from Plectropomus leopardus isolate mb unplaced genomic scaffold, YSFRI_Pleo_2.0 unplaced_scaffold25727, whole genome shotgun sequence harbors:
- the LOC121966737 gene encoding monoacylglycerol lipase abhd6-A-like, whose translation is VLRGLLANRLPNNGFYKEVFMEIVGEKSRHSLQENLHLIKSPVQVIWGKEDQVVDVSGSAVLQAALPSCQVTVLENCGHSVALERPRKAATLIVDFLRKQEVNGENTKKLS